TGAACGAATTCACTGATTACACCTACCAAATCCATGACCGTTAGCTTAGTCAGTTCCTGACCGAACATCGTTTCCCAACACAAACGGCGCAGCTTTTTGCGCTCATTAATATCCATCTGTGTTGTATTTGGTACAGGTGAATCTGGAGACATATAataacgaagaatttttttcctatacTCTTAAGATTGTGGAGAATTCATACATTGAAATGGTCTCGATTCtccttcacctgtttcttctGCTTTTTTCTCTGGTTCGCAGCACTGATACCAGCAATCTTTGGTTTCCTTATGTGTCGGTTTGTCGCTTCCCAAATGATCTACAGTCATCTCGTCAACGGTAGATTTCCTATCGATTACACTACTAGTAGTAGAGACAGGGGAAGTTTTGGTGGAAGGTAAACTGTTGGTAGTACTCGACGTTGTGGTTCCAGTAAAGTCGACCAAAATGCCGGTGAAATTCTGGTCTACCGTAGAGCTTGAATAAGTAGCTGACGTTGAGTCCGTTGTCGATGAGTCAGTGAAATTTAGTATTTCGTCAATGGATTCTTGATTCGTTGAAGTTGAAGTGTTTACTTCGTTGTTGTCTATCGTAACCGTGACCGGCGGTTCTTCCTCCGTCGAGTTGAGCTCGGTTCCTACCTCATCATTTTCTACAAAGTCCGTGTCGTTGGTTTCGTAATCGGAGTAGTCGTAATAATCTGTCGTCGTCGGGGTACTCGATGTAGTTATCGATTCCGGGACTGTCAAACTGATGTCATTTGTCAGCGGACTAACGTTATTCGTCAAGGCTTGGGCAACTATGGGGGTTCCATCGCTAGTAATTAACCCAGCGGTGGTGTTTTGAGATGTTATAGTTGTCAAGAGGCCGAGACTTAAAGAGGCAGCTGTAGTCACAGGCATCGTGAAGTTTGTGCAGAATACTCGACAGCATCGTCGACTTGTAGAGTTCCTCGGATCCGTCAAGGTTTTGGTCACGTTATGTCGCAGGGCTGTGAGCTGTTTGGTCTGAAATATAAAGCGGAAATTGTTAATCCACTTACAGATATCGCGTGCGTAAACCGAAGGGCTTTTCATCAAACCGAATGGACTACCCACCATGCTGTTTATCTTTCCGAAGAGGGCGAATATTAGAGAGTATAAATTGAGTAGATTCAGCACCATTATCCTGTTGACGAAGCGCTGAGATTAGATAAATCGATTTAGTCAAAGACGACAGAATATTTCTTGAATAACAAGATTATACAGTATTTACGAGCAATGATTGAAGTATTGATCAAGAACATCGAGTCTCACCGTGCAAGTTGGAAGCGAAGCTGTTTTCGGGGATGGTAGTTCTCGAAGATGCCAAGTATTTCGAAAAACATTGGAAATACGAATGATATCAGTGCTATTACAACCGTGATTTCATTCTGTCTCCACCAGCTTGATTCTGCCTCCGGCTCCTCGGAACGCGCCACAACTAGAACCACTGCCCAGGCAGACAACGCGAGTAAGAACGCCACGGCGAGATTGACGAAAGTTCTTACGATCACGGTTTTCCAACTGGAAAATAAAGTGAAAGAAGAGAATAACATGTGCGAAAACCAGATGAGAGAAGAGAATAGGATATGTGATTCAACGTCAATCGCTTTTACAGAAGACACTGACTTCCGTTCAACCTTCTGCTTCTCGGCCTCTTCCAGGAGCGCCTCTTTGAAGCCAAGGACTATACTGGCGATTCGGTTGTGCGCGGTCTCTGGATTCCCAATCATGAAATCCCACCCGGTGAAAAGCTTCCACGTGAAACCACACTCGTCTTCCTTCTCGGAGAGCTTGCTCATTCGGGAATTTTCTGCCATCCTGTGGGAATGCAACGATCATTGAAAACTGAATACCAGTTGCGAGGGAGTGATTAATCCATACTTTCGAAGTATCGCGACGAAGCTGTAAATGTAGACGACCAGATTGACCAAGAAGTAGGCCAGAGGAATATTATAACTACTTCCGGAGTTACGGTTTGTGTACCAGCCGTAAAAAAAGGCAGAGTACTTCAACACGCCCTCGAATTCCCACAGGGTAAGCAAGTTTTTGGAGTCCTCAATTTCCTCGTCGAGCATTTTTCTTTCGCCATCGTGTTCCTTATCGGCAGTCACCATCTGgaatgaattttgtaaacaagACAGAAATCATTGAAAGAATCCCCAGGGATGCCAACAAATCACCTGCGGCACAGCTACAAACGCTGCTAACGTTGCCGCGATGACCAGATTGATCCAGAAGAGCCAACGAAGAAATATAAAGTACGAAGCAACGGCTGATCCAAAGTGGGATTCTATTTCTTTGATGCGCAGTTCCCACGGTATCAGCCATGTCTGAAGGTTCACGAATTCTCGACGAAAATATTGCCagtactgaaaaatttttttgtaaatgcATTCGCCGCCGCTTGACTCCGTAATTGTTTTGCCCTGGTTTTCTAGGAACGTGAGAAATAAACCTTGTTGAACAGGATTGAAGCCCGGGCAATCACGTCGCGGGTACTTCGGTTCTGCGCCAGCCTTTCCTGAAGAACGCCTTCGTGTCGCCTTACGTAGGACTTGGCCTGCTGCACCAGCTTTATTTTGCGTCTGAGTGGCCAAGGCTGCTGCTTGACCCCGCTCAAGACCTCCTTGTGCAGTTTGAGATTCTCGAATATCTGTTCCTGCGTACCACCCTCATCGACGGAGATGGCCGTTCTGCGATTTCAAGACACTTTTCTCAACCCTCAAGTTTCAACTTAGCAAAAATAGTATCTGATTGTCACAAATCTTTATAGAAGAATCGTCGATGAGCGAATGGAAAATGGCACAATTGGTTCTCCAGGGGGAAAATAATCTTACTCTCCAGAGCTGGTCGTGAACGCAGAAGACCGACGCCTCACTCCACCCTCGGCTTCCGCGTTGAACGGCGACGATGATCGTCTCTTTCGCCTACTGGGACGTCGCAGAGATGCTCGGCGTTGGATAATCGCGCTGGCTGATGCCGAGTAGTCGTCTTCTTCCCCGATTTCCTCCGTGCAGTCTGCAATGGCTTGGAagtaaatttacaaaactgttacaagaaacgcgacaacCGGCTTGATTAATTTTCCACACCACGAAGAGGAAAAGGAAATATTCCAGAGTAGCGATTGAGACCAGTCTCACATGTGAACTGACCTGCGACTGCGGGTACCCGGCGCATTTCAACTTCCCTGTTGTTCACCAGAGAAGGTAGAGGCTCGATGATGAATTGCAGCTGAGACTTCTGGTCCCTGAAAACGACTTCTCGAGAAGCGGGGTTGCTCGGTTCGTCGGTGATGGCGAATGTTACGGAAAGCCGATCTACGGAGGGTTGCGGAGAGGACGGAACCACCTGGCACAAAGCGAAAGGTGATAAACTATCAGTGGTAACTTCACGATGTCAATGATCACCAATTTGGCAAGTCGTCTCGACGGCCGAATAATCGCAATCGCATTAAATTCAGTCGGCGGGTTTGAGCAAGTGATGATAATCGGCGAAACACATTCTCTGGTTGCCGTTTACTGGTTTTATCGGACCTCGTACAGCGGCAGGTCGTGTGTGACTGTCTCATTCGCGAAAACTGTGATGACACGACGGAACCAGGAGGCGTGAAAGAATTTgcgaaatgtttgaaaaattcttggtACCAGCGACCTAAGTCGCCATTGAAGTTGTATCGATACCGACTGACTGCCACTTGTTCCATCGTGGTGTAAAGCAGCCCTCTGGCCCGACTTCCCCTTCGCCCTCCTCTTCCTACCCAGCACATTCACGCCTCTACACTCGGGCTGTAAGTTAAGACTAATATCTGCTATCGCCGATGCAGAGGATCCCAACTTGAACCATCCCCGagtttttttcgttctcgAAATCCCGGTTTCTCAGACAACGACGTTCGTCACCGTTCTCCTCGGTAACAACGTGTCAATTAGCACCTACGTTCAAAGGAAATGATGTAAAAGTTCTCAAAGGGTGCAGACAATGCTCGTTTCTTAACGAAGCAAACAGTCGGCGAAAGCGGCGATATTAACACGGTTAATTAAAAACCGTAACGAAGACTAATCGAAGTTTAGTCTGTCAACCGTCTCGCCGTAAAGGAGAACTTTTTAGAGAGTTGAAGCCTAGTCTGTGGTTAAAAAGaaacttcaatttttctcctccATCGCTTAATCAGTCGCTTacttttttgtacttttttccCTTCCCGTTCTTTCGGTTTTGTTTCACCTCATTGTTTCGCTGGTCCTTAACGAGTTTCCTAAGCACTCTCGGATCGGCGTTAATTGACCGATGATCGCGAGTCTTCTTTTCTCGATGGGACGAGGATGCGATCGGTATTGACTTGGAGTGGTTCGCCAGATGTGAGAGCCGCTGTTTGGCGGTGTCAACAAGCGGGAGGCGGGGGTTCGGGGGCGGCGTTAGAAGGGTGAAAACCAGGGGATGAAAACACTCGAAGTTCGCGTGCGAAGCGCCGCGCCTTAACGTCCCCTCTTTCGGCCCGACCTGCCATCATCTAGTTCTTCCCCTCGAGCAGACGGACAGACAGTCAGTCGGCAGGCTGGCATGCATAAGGCCCTCCGGAGTCACGCGAACCACCCTCACTTTCAGCTAATCACTCTTATACACTCCTTTTCGCCCTCCAATCCCTCCGAACCCGCCAGGGTTACAATTCGACTCACAATCAGAGCTTTACTTGGAATACTCCCCACGCGGCCCTGGGAATTATCCTTTGACGGTTAGCTGCCTGGTACTTTGGCCGCGCCTGTGCCCGGAATGATGAGTAATCGAATCTccgtgtataggtatacatatatacacgcacACCTAATATGATGAGCTTAATTAATGGATGTATGAAAAAGACATTCCTTCCCTCACCCTCAAACATCTGCCCATTAATATACACTTCAGCTCCGTATTATAACGAGTTTTTTCCCCCATCATTATCGCAAATTATACCAAGAATAACATTAACTCATTCCGATGAGTTATTCGAACCTGAATTTTCTCACTCATTCCTTATGTATATATAGCACACCGTAAAAGcttgtctaatttttttcgatcaaaGAGATCGGTATGAGTTATGACCGACTAATAGAAAGAATGTAGGTTTAGTTATGCgcttattattcattgtcagaGTTATCAATAAAATGCAAGATTTCTCTTGATATTCGCAAACAACGCGGTTTAAATATCCTCTATTCCTACAACAGAAGCTTTTGACCTTGTTCAAAAACCAAATCTGAACCAAACGAAAACCGGACGGTATTACCAACAAAATTGTTATTTGCCTCTCGTTTCTATGAAATTCTCTTAAATTGGGGttaatcgaaaaattgaaacgagtTTGAAAACGTCTGTAAGGCTTCATTCGCGTAGTTTTTACCTTTgatcatttttgaaattttgaaaaattttgaaacttgcACAGAAATACACGACAAAGAGAACGAGCAGATTACCAACCTGTGGCGCAAGAAGAGGAGCGGCGATGTTGTATCGTGGCGAACGCGATGTGCTGTCGAGGCGAAGGATTCCCGGGGGTTCCTTACGCCTTCCGCGACTCCTCGCGCGAACGGTAATGGAAGATCCTTTCTGCGGTGAAGGATCTCCGGAAGAATTTTCCCTGGAATCCTGTtcgttgttaatttttttctccgattGAGCCTGCATCGTGAGGATATCCTCGAGAGACGCTGACGTCGAAAAATTCTCGATGTATCCTTGAACGTGATACGATCCTTCCGGTCGATTATTTGTATAACAACGATCGGATAATCGGTACGATTTTTCGCCTAATCGGGGTGAATTTCAGAGGGTGTGAGAAAAAGGACGAGACGACAACGGTTGATTTTCGCGGAGAAAGAAATTGCTGCTCCGCAATGTGCGGGGTAATTTTACCGGTAGGAAGCAAGTTCGGTTAGTGTTCAGTAGCTCAATGTCCGACCGTCGACTGTTGCCGTTATCATCGTTGATGGACATTTTCTCCCTCTTCCGCCGCCTGTACACGATCTATTAACGCGTTAATAATCAGGATTAATAGCCTGCGGGGTGCCTTCGCCACCTCACAGCTTTTCGCAGGTGATAAACACACGCGTATGCGTTGGCTGTGTATGTACGCGTCGATTCCTCCTCATGCCCCGTTATGCAGCATTCCGTCTGACGGTGTGAACATTATCCGCCTCATGTGTTACATGCGGGGGCGAGACACGCGAAACCAGCTGCCACGCCTGCAGGCCTCATGTCACATCCGGCCCGTTGCTTTGTGCCTCTAAAAAGCCACCCTAATGTGTTTGCAAATATGTCAGTTGTGAATCAAACGCTGCCCATACGTGTGTAATAAAATTGCCGTAATCAAACGGTCGGGTTGTCTAGACGGGCTAATGGCGGGATGAAAATCAGCATACGCACGAGTGTCTGATGAAGTAATGAATTCACAAAGATTACTTTTCACACATCAGGATGCAACATACTTTGGGGTaaactttcttttcttctctttatttATCATACtgatattcaaaatattatacatttacattTATTATGTTGTGTATTGTAGATTCCATATTGTTGTGGATGTGTgttttattacatatatatatataataataatgataagcCTGAGTAATACTAcactgttttatttttcaataacgaTAATCATTATTTCGCACGtcgtatttatacatatgttatATTGTcaaatcaacaatttttcatgcatCAATCcacattttccttttttgatCGCACGCTGTTCAGTtatatcagtttttttttgcatgaaTCGCGCTTTAAGATATGAAGGGTGTACAACAACTGCGATTAGTTGGGTCCTGCTTTACTATTCTTCTTCCATTGCTTCTtactaaaattttatataGTATTTACGACCGATTATTGCACCTATGATCGTTACGATCATTGTCGAGACGACatactatatttttatttacacctTAATCTAAAAAACTCTGGATCAAGACCTCGCGAAGATTTGATCCATCGAACCCTGAAATTAGCTGCCGGTTGAAACAAACTTTCCCCAAACATGAGTAAATTTCGTGCAGCCGTTAGCTGCGACAGAAATCCTTGAAACATATCCTGTAATACGTAAAGGTACAAAAGCTCTGCGGCTGACAACGCATAAACTACCCATCGGGGAATTCTTCCAACCATGATGGAAAATCCTCGGGGAGTTGTAACGGTGATTTATTAACTTCGTAACGATTAGATCTAGACGATAAATCTCTTCTGTCCCGGGGGATAGTTTGTCGATTTACGCACGTGCATTGTACGGCTGGATGAGTtgattcttcaatttttgataTGTGATTTCGCCGCCTCATACGATTACCAAGGCTGCTCAATTTATTGCATCTGATCTATGATTCGCGCGGAATataagaatatttattttatagagTGCGTATTGTGTGcaggttatatatatatatatataggtataatatataaagttgcggatgaattgaaacgaaaaatatatgtCTTTCGATTTATATATCCTATACTATGATATAATATGTACACGCTAAATTTTCTAGATTATGATATGATCGCTTTACAGTTTTTCCGTGTAAAAGTAGAAGCTTACGGACAAGCTTCGGAAAATCTTTACGTGCGGTGTGTAAACGCATATTCGCTATTGACGCATGATCCGGGTCTATTTAACCGGATTATCACTCGCACGTAACTGTAATAGCCTGATACGCAAAATATATTTGAACCCTGTTCGAGAGTGAAGTTAGTAACACTCAGAATGACTGAaggattcgaatttcaaaattatgtgcataatacgtttttctttattgctGTGTCTTCTCCGTGAATTTCAGACGATCGAAAAAATCACGGAACAACGTTTTTTCGGCTGAAACGCCACCCTGCGAGCTTATTGTTAGTGGTCCTTATTATTTAGTCGTGTGTCGAGCCCAGGCTGACCTTTGCACCTGACTCATCGGCTCGCTGCGAGACGGAAGTTTGGCGCTTGTAGTCCTGGAGGGCGGCGGTCCGGGTGTCCGCAAAAAATGCACCAGGTGTTTTTGACCCTCGTGAGGCTTTCCGGCGGCTGATTCGAGTTGCTCGTTTTTCGCCTGCGCCTCAGTCCCGGTTTTCACACCTTCGGTGATCCTCACGAGGCCGTTTCCACGCCCGTTGCTCTTCGATATCGAACGTCTCCCCGGCGGTGGAGGATCCAGGATTATTGGTGGAGGCTCCTGCGAGTCCGTTGGGGGAATTCTTAGCCGCGGAGAGTCGAGATGCAGCTCAGATTGTGGCTGTAAACCGTGGGGAAGTGGCTTGATGAACGCCGCggcctgctgctgctggtctTCGATGTTGCTCTCCAAACTCGACGACGCGTAGTTTTCACCCCTGTGCAGCATCACTGGAGACGGTGAGAAGCTGTTCGCCTGCGAGACCCTCAGCGATGTCGAGTTTGGGGACACCTGAGTTGAGCTCTGAAAAAACGTCACGATACGGGAGTAAATACGCAATGAGAGTTCTCGATGCAGATTCCGTTACCGACACTTAGCCAAGACACAAACCTTTTAGAGTGTTTTAGGCTGGGGGACATCCCTATTCCGGTTAATTTTACCGATAATCGGGGATCACTTCGAGGCTGTACCTTACTGACAATTTGCTCCGTCTTAACAAAGTTTGAACCGTCTTCAGGTAAAAGTCCTCGGAATGATCCGATGATCGACAAAGTCAGATAGAGCGGGATATTTCCCATCCTCGAATATTCTGAAAAAAGGTTTGTGTCTTGGCTGAGTGTCGGTAACGGAACCTGTATCCAGAATTATTATTGCTTATTTACTTATGAGGTTGAATCGTTTTTTGCAGAGAAATTCCATGCATTGTCACGGTTGACGGAAGattttagtaaaaaatgatCATGGTTACAATAATGGTTCAAATATTCTTGGCGTCACGAGAACAGATGTTATTAACAATTGTAAGCATCTTGTAGtgtacaattttaattttcgaaactaCATTTTCTGGTTGCTgagtcaacattttttcattttctttttgttctttaGGTATATTAACTCACCGTCTGTCTCGTGTTGTTCGGCGGTAGAAGAAGACCGGTTCCCATGGGATAAGGTGAAGGCGTAGCGTAGGGCGATCGTTGTGGCTGAGGTTGATAGGGACTAATGTTGTGGAGGCGTTCGAGGAGCTGTGTTTGGAAGTGGAGCTGTTCGTTGGAGGAGTTGAACCCCTGGCTACCGAGGACGGCGGTCGCGTTTGGTGAGTAAATTGCCTCCGTTGGGTAAGAGTAGAAAGCGAACGAAGGTGGTTCCAACTCCCAGGGTGAACTTGGAGCCCCGGCTCGATGAGACTGCTTGACAAAATACGGGGTTCAATACTCGCCTCAATTCCGCGGGTGGATTTAATTCTGGTGATTTTAGTCACAACTATGGGAACCATTGCTCTTAATTTTTCTACTATAAAAACTTCATTAAAAGATATTTGGCGTTACCTAGCATCTGTTGGTTGCACAGAATCCAAAATCCCTGGAGAAGACCTGCCGAGTAAGAGACGAACACACTGCCACTCAGTATTATTGTTGCGGATCAGCAATTTAGTGTTTCAACATCACGTAGGAACGATTACATGGGTATGCATTATCAATTACTTGGAGCGTTAGAAGAGAGAGGAGTAACATTCAAGCGAAACAACAGCAATGAAAATCGTGACAAGTTCGGACACTACGCAACTACACCATTCCAGCGATTCGTTGCCTTCTATTTTCCGCTGGAACCCTTTCTTTTCCTGTCACTAATTTCTTTTCGCGGAACGTTTCAATTCCCGGTCCTTAAAAATCCGTTGCACACTTGTTGGCTGAAGTTCGTGGGTTCTTATTCTTGCAAAAACGTTATTCTAGAAACGTCGAGAGTGGGTTGaggtatatttatgtataagaTTGAGCACTGTGGCCTCAATTCTACCTGGAAATTTAAAATTCCAATATCTTTCCAACTTCACGGGAGCGCTTTTGTTAACAGTCTTCTCGGGTCGTCGTTTATAAAAACTTACAGTTTACCTAAAGAAAACCGTCGAACTCTTCGTCAAGTATACGGCGTCCCACAAGTGTCTTTCTCTATCGGAGAAAAGCAAAGAAGAAAgtggagaataaaaaaaaagtactgtCTGAGAAATCAGGGCCTCGagcttttttccttttcttttcccgCGATAAAAGTTCACCTTGCTCGCTCTCCAGAGTTTGTTAGAACAAAGTTCGAGCAGCTGAAATGGAActtgtaaatatataataccGGCAACTCGTTAGCAGCGAGAATAATAGCCAGGAATAATAACGGAAATAACGTAGCTCCACGAAACGCTTTACACAAAAGATGCCATGCGAGtttgttaaattaaaaaaaatttctttctctttgaAACCCTTCTTCATATCCTGAATGACGATGAATATACCGACAAAGATGATTTCGTCTCTTTGACGAAAAAACTAAATCGCGTAAAAATGAGGAGCAGAACGGTTATCGATGAACAATGAAAACACAGATTAAAAAtcggtacaaaaatttttaattattattattattattattattactattattactattatagtTACTCGTATGGTATGCATACCTGTACAGTATGCTTAGACGTACTGTACTGGTAGCAG
The sequence above is drawn from the Neodiprion pinetum isolate iyNeoPine1 chromosome 2, iyNeoPine1.2, whole genome shotgun sequence genome and encodes:
- the LOC124212368 gene encoding transmembrane channel-like protein, whose protein sequence is YFQAIADCTEEIGEEDDYSASASAIIQRRASLRRPSRRKRRSSSPFNAEAEGGVRRRSSAFTTSSGETAISVDEGGTQEQIFENLKLHKEVLSGVKQQPWPLRRKIKLVQQAKSYVRRHEGVLQERLAQNRSTRDVIARASILFNKYWQYFRREFVNLQTWLIPWELRIKEIESHFGSAVASYFIFLRWLFWINLVIAATLAAFVAVPQMVTADKEHDGERKMLDEEIEDSKNLLTLWEFEGVLKYSAFFYGWYTNRNSGSSYNIPLAYFLVNLVVYIYSFVAILRKMAENSRMSKLSEKEDECGFTWKLFTGWDFMIGNPETAHNRIASIVLGFKEALLEEAEKQKVERNWKTVIVRTFVNLAVAFLLALSAWAVVLVVARSEEPEAESSWWRQNEITVVIALISFVFPMFFEILGIFENYHPRKQLRFQLARIMVLNLLNLYSLIFALFGKINSMTKQLTALRHNVTKTLTDPRNSTSRRCCRVFCTNFTMPVTTAASLSLGLLTTITSQNTTAGLITSDGTPIVAQALTNNVSPLTNDISLTVPESITTSSTPTTTDYYDYSDYETNDTDFVENDEVGTELNSTEEEPPVTVTIDNNEVNTSTSTNQESIDEILNFTDSSTTDSTSATYSSSTVDQNFTGILVDFTGTTTSSTTNSLPSTKTSPVSTTSSVIDRKSTVDEMTVDHLGSDKPTHKETKDCWYQCCEPEKKAEETDSPVPNTTQMDINERKKLRRLCWETMFGQELTKLTVMDLVLTVLSTLGMDFFRAVFVRHMNNIWCWDLEKQFPQYGDFKIAENILHLVNNQGMVWMGMFFSPGLPTLNVIKIGILMYLRSWAVLTCNVPHEIVFRASRSNNFYLALLLTMLFLCVLPVGYAVVRVEPSWHCGPFSDQPIMYSLITNSLKSALPKDFAIILDYIASPGIVIPLIVLMALIIYYMVSLTGSLREANNDLKIQLRQERTEERRKMFQIVEKRQEIQDAPFVRWKKILPVLPTNKTAGVVVIEEGTAANVTLQRKELRKQSAASEAGEATDVEQDSLPHDPGMVMPEVVVDVDPNNKKHVKQIKNRSCSSGSVREGDSMGSQGSDYGVIPKIRISGTGSATEIEHHSSPGRTSVTSVESQSRAGPSKTSSSEAKPEAE